Sequence from the Cucumis sativus cultivar 9930 chromosome 1, Cucumber_9930_V3, whole genome shotgun sequence genome:
aatatagcaaaattctaTTAGCAATAGACTTCTATCGCAAACAATATTGATATATCAACAtaatgatagacttctattattgataggtatcaacaaattttactatcattaaaaaaaaattgttgttgcttactatatatgttaataataCTTTAAATCTAATTGTTGTATTTGCAATTGTccatttatgttatttatattagttgtaTATCAATAGCATATTTGACGTGATTTACATTGCATGTatcatttgaatatataaagaGTAGCATATTTGATATTCTTTTGGTATACCcaatattatattgatattttattcaaaattcattCCAAGAATAATCTTAATATATCAATAGTCtatacttgaattttttttttaatgttaatatACTAAAGATACAAACATTATAAGAGCATTcttaaaaataccaaaataaattaaaatatttacaagttatagcaaaattttgaattatattaatgatagaaactgataaacttctatcactgTCTGTCAATGCTACTGATAGAAGCATATCAAcgtctatcaatgtctattattgatggAATCTAAAAAGTTTGCTATCTTTTACgatttttcaacattttatatGCTCTTCATGACACGTTATTGTTCAAAGTCCCATTTTGAATGAGTATTAATACATTTTAGttattagataaatatgaCAATTGGCAATCCAAGGTATGACCTCTGAAGTCTCGATCTTTCTAACATGGGATTCTCAAGAAGACTCCTTCATGATGGTGCGATTCATTAGTATGAGATGCTCGAAATTCGGATACCAAAACGAGATATTGTTCTAAAGATTCATTATCAACAGCTAAACAAAGAATACATGGGACGATGGAATACAAATATCTCATCATCCAATGaacttaaatttattcattgctacaaaaagaaaaacttgtcAATATGTAGGATTCTCATTCTTCCAATCTGGATAAATAGAATAGCAATTTTGAATTATCAATGGAGATTCCTTTAGCTTCCTTTTGTCTTTCTTAGAAGCTTGCCttaacttcttcttctaatgTGTTGTAAAGACTATGAACAACATTGAGCAAAAACCCATCTGAACCATGATTTGCTACCAAAGATATTGATACAGGAAGACCATTGTACAACCCTAGAGGTATGCTAACCTGAAGATAATTGCTTAGtcagagaaaacaaaaaccatcaaaatggttgattttaacttttaagagagagagaacctGGCAGAATCCAGAGACCCCAGCAATGGAGAGCAAGCTGAAAGCCTTTGCACGAAAGTCCTGCAGCTCTGAGACGTCTGTGTTTAGTTTAGGAGGGGGACCGGGGACTGTAGGAATTGCAAGGACCCCAAAATCCTGAAATGAAATCATCCAAAATAGCACCTCaagattatttgtttataagtATGATTCACAAACTGCTTTTTTCAGAGTAAATCGCCTCTCCTAAGATAGAAACAACAGAAGACTattcaacaacaaacaaaGTCTGATTTGTCACTTAATTCTAAAACGAATTTCATTGCAGAATTTCATATGATTGTGATTTGATACTTTGTAGTCATCCAAAAATTTGtacatatatattcttttccaAACAAAAGAGCGAAGATTCAAACCTATGACTCGTAAGAAAAGGAACTGACTACTTGAGTGGTTATATTGTAACATCAAAGAATTTACatgaattttagtttgttgagGAGCTCTCcctcaaaactaattttccAAATTCTGCCTATCCTAGTTCCCACTATTTATACCCGTCAACTAAAATTAACTTCAGCCACAATTGACATTCCTAAATAAAAGCAATCCATTTCACACGCAAATCACTCTTTTGGTCAGAAAAATGCATAGTTTGCAATTTATATTTGTGAGTGTCCAAACCAACTTACGTACACCTCAACTAATCTCAATTGACAACTCGCCTAAGCCTACAACATTTGAGtgtcaaaaatatttatgatattaaAATCCTAAATAGTGGTAACCCTATTTACCACTAATCCTATTTACAACTAGGCCAACCCATGATGGTTAAGTTGCAaactattttactttaaaGTTTTAGTACATGAAGCATGTGAGAAAGATAGAGAGAGTACTTCAAGAAGTGCAGCAAGAGCTTTCCGTAATTCAATTCTAATGGAATGACACAGATCAATGTTCTCATCTGTTGCCCTCATGGCTTCTGATACTCGTTCTGATATTCCTGGGCCCAAGTGAGGATTGTATGTTCTAACCCATTCTTCgtgattgattttgaattcatACCTACAAAGGGGAAGTAAAAAGAGAGGAGGACGAAGATCAATTGTTCATTCAAGACAAAAATACATCATCATCAGTCCAGCTCAACAGAATTCGAATTATGATTCATGGTGAGGTCAGAACCTTTGAAGCAATTGCAGCGATCTTGCAAGGGCTGCCAAGGACGGTATGCTATGCTCATTGCCTGCATTTCCTTCAATCATAAAATGCTTCAAACTTGGAACTTTTTCTTCAACATAATTTCCAAGGCTTACTTCTTTTATAGGATGGCCTGCAGTTGAAGGCTCATATAAGAAAGTATCCAACTTGGTTGAAAAATCATATCAGGAAGAACAAAAGAACTCAAATACtatgtttatcatttttcttccctATTACTAACAACACCGTTGCAAAGCTTTGGCTATGAGTCGATCTTTTGTTGAATGTGACAAAAAGGCTATAGTCTAAGAAATGGCAGACATCTCAAAGTATGAAGCTAGATCCTCTAATAAATTCTCCCTGGAGCAAATGAAACGCTTAAAATGAATGTCAACCAAAGCATAACTCAAATGGTTAAAGCATATATCATCGACCAAAAGGTCAAAGATTCAAATTTCTACCCCCACATGTCGTTAAACTCAACAAGAAACTTAAAtgtaaaagaatcaaattccAGTTCATGTATGAACCATTATAGAATATACATTCATCAAGACACAACCTGTGAAGATAACTGGTATTAAATGTCGACTCACCACCAAATAACTTCTTTACTGAATTAACAAAAGCTTGTGTCAATCGTTCACTAGGAATGCTTGAGAGCTTGAAACAATCTTCTGCTATAAGCACCTGTCTAGGCTTTTGATGTTCAACCTCTGGCTGTTGCAGCAGCAGCCAacctactttttttaatacaacagGATCCCTGGCAAACCATCCTAAAATGCAAAGATGGTGTCAGAGGATATGCTTCTTTAATATCGCAGGATAGATGGCGTTACATCATGAATGCAAAATTGATGATAGAACCTTGAAGGAAGAGAAGAGATAACATGTTCAGAAAGACGGCATTTTGTTGAGATATGGGGTCTATTCTATTTATAAGAAATCAATGCCTTTACTACCAATCAATACTGTATTGCTCATATCAGCAAAATCACGAGTCCAAAGTTGTCCCAACAGTTCTGTGATTATAAAAGATGTAGACGAAGTGACAACGACACACTATTCATTACCTACTGTATCCATGCTCTGTGCCATGGGTACTACTCCAGAGGTAGAGACGGCACCATGTGAAGGCCGAAATCCAAGTATTCCACAGTAGGATGCAGGTACTCTTACACTACCTCCAGTATCAGTTCCTACAAAACTAAATATGATCTTTTACAACATTTTTCAGGCGGAAGTCACTAGACCACAAATTATTCAAGGTCAAAGAACTAAGAACGTGCCTAAGGAGAAATCCACAAGATTTGCACCAACAGCAACAGCAGAGCCACTGGAAGATCCTCCAGGTACCCGATCTGATGCACATGGGTTTTGGGGTGTGCCATAATGAAAGTTTTCCCCATTTATACTGCGAAAAGAAGATTATCAAACTAGTGATCCCACTATTGAAAAGATTCAAAGGCCGAAATTGTCAGGAAAAATCATTTGGTGAAAGTTCTTCAACTAGAATTTAGAAACCTGACATAAGTTAATTGCTTTGGTTCATGTTTTGATCATTGCAATGCAGAGTTGTCTGTTTGAAATAGAATGACAAGAATGGAATAGACATAGTTTTAAGACCTATTATAGAATGGTGTGCAGCGCAAAATAGTAATTTGTATCCTCTGGATACCAATTTATAAAGCTTATGCCTTCTTTAGTCGCTTATCAATTGTCAAAAAGAACAAGgctaaaagaggaaaaaagggAGTAAGAGTTGGATTTTCTTGGTACCTGTAGGCCATTTCATCCATAATAGTCCTGCCAATGCATGTGGCTCCTCCTCTTAGAATGGTGGACACAGTTGGGGCAGTATGATTGGCAGGTGGGTGAGTCCTTAGCCATTCAGGATTTCCAAAACCAGTTACATGGCCATCCATATCAAATCTGTTTGGTTCAAATTCCAACGAGAACTTTGACATCAATACCCCAATTTCATGATGAAAACTGACACACTTATATCAGAAGGACCATGCATAAAGTAAACAAAGAACCGACAGAACCAACAATTACTACATTGAAATAAGCTTCATCTTGCACACATTACTGACCCATTACAATAGAAAACCAACTGCTGATGGCTTGTAAGAATGCAAATATTAATATCTAAAGAGATAACGGAGACAAGGTTTTACGGATATGTAATCTTATGCCATATCACAATTTCAAACTTCACCTTAGTACCTATATATCTCTTCTACtctaaaagaataattcaaataaaatttcaacagacaaaaacatttagccCTTTTTAAAgggcatttttaaatataacataatgaactaaaatataacaacatttcagattttatcaataatagagtTCTATGAATGTCTATCAACATTGATAAATGGTGATAACAGGTTGTAAGTTGTGCAATATTTTTAGTCTTCTGGATATTGTCAaaggatttaaattttgattgtaGGTGGAATAGATGTTTCTCTCCGATATTATTTCGAGGATCCACATATATGTTCATGAGATGAATTGATTGTTCTCTAGGGAAAATTCTATTTGTCGTACTAATAAATGGATTTAACCCACCtacaattaaatttgaaatcctttgACAATATCCAGAATACTAAAAATGTTACACAACTCACAAGCTGTTATCACCAAATCCTTCATGAATTTCcagaaccaaataaaaaacagtaaataataaaaagaaaaatctcacATGTCTTTAACAGCGAAAGTGAGGCCAGTCAAGGGAAGTTGATCGGAGGGGGAGCTCGGTTGGAGGAGGAATTTCTCCATGAAAGCTCCATAACACTGCACGGCCATTACAAAACCTGAGATTTTTTGCTCCTCCGCTTCTTTGAATCTAATTGGAATGAGAGTCCGCCACAACCTCCTTAATAATGGCTGGAAAATTGCAAAGAGGAAGATAAGCTAGCGCAAGCAacgaagatgatgaagaagaaggataaCAAAATAGTACAACGGCTTatcctctccctctccctctccctctctctcagtgtcatcaaatcaaaattcaatgtcactttttgtttgtatgaacaaaagtaatttcttttttattttgagtgcaaacaaaaatgagatttttgtacaaggaaaaaaaaaaagaatttttcaaaagactaacatttttt
This genomic interval carries:
- the LOC101209171 gene encoding amidase 1 encodes the protein MAVQCYGAFMEKFLLQPSSPSDQLPLTGLTFAVKDIFDMDGHVTGFGNPEWLRTHPPANHTAPTVSTILRGGATCIGRTIMDEMAYSINGENFHYGTPQNPCASDRVPGGSSSGSAVAVGANLVDFSLGTDTGGSVRVPASYCGILGFRPSHGAVSTSGVVPMAQSMDTVGWFARDPVVLKKVGWLLLQQPEVEHQKPRQVLIAEDCFKLSSIPSERLTQAFVNSVKKLFGGHPIKEVSLGNYVEEKVPSLKHFMIEGNAGNEHSIPSLAALARSLQLLQRYEFKINHEEWVRTYNPHLGPGISERVSEAMRATDENIDLCHSIRIELRKALAALLEDFGVLAIPTVPGPPPKLNTDVSELQDFRAKAFSLLSIAGVSGFCQVSIPLGLYNGLPVSISLVANHGSDGFLLNVVHSLYNTLEEEVKASF